A portion of the Achromobacter sp. MFA1 R4 genome contains these proteins:
- a CDS encoding glycosyltransferase family 4 protein — MSVADSARPARVLLFIHSLHGGGAERVAADLSAHWAAEGSEVMVVTQAGAEGDVYALHPKVRREVLHTAGEGGGLRGILSNLQRVRALRRVVKAFRPDIVLGMMTTASVLSVLACAGLGCRVIATEHTHPPSQTLSGFWQRLRRLTYPRAARVVALTRGTADWLEQHVPGSRLAVIPNPVHFPLPRAEPILPPAAQEGRKRLLAVGRLHGDKGFDLLIQAFARLAPSHPAWDLVILGEGGERQALEAQVTEAGLQSRVSMPGRAGNVGDWYDSADLYVLTSRFEGLSNTLLESMASGLAAVSFDCDTGPREIVRDGIDGVLVRPNGDVAALCKALDAVMRDDNGRARMARAATDVRDRFSAARVLRKWQELFDGVRATGR, encoded by the coding sequence ATGTCCGTAGCCGACTCCGCCCGTCCGGCGCGCGTGTTGCTGTTCATCCATTCCCTGCATGGCGGGGGCGCTGAGCGCGTCGCCGCCGACCTGAGCGCCCATTGGGCGGCCGAGGGCAGCGAGGTCATGGTGGTCACGCAGGCCGGCGCCGAAGGCGACGTCTACGCACTGCACCCCAAGGTGCGGCGCGAGGTCCTGCATACCGCGGGCGAGGGCGGCGGGCTGCGCGGCATCCTGAGCAACCTGCAGCGGGTGCGCGCGCTGCGGCGCGTGGTCAAGGCCTTCCGGCCGGACATCGTGCTGGGCATGATGACCACCGCGTCGGTGCTGTCCGTCCTGGCCTGCGCCGGACTGGGCTGCCGCGTCATCGCCACCGAGCATACCCATCCGCCGTCCCAGACCCTGTCGGGCTTCTGGCAGCGGCTGCGCCGCCTGACCTATCCGCGCGCCGCGCGCGTGGTCGCGCTGACCCGGGGCACCGCGGACTGGCTGGAACAGCACGTGCCCGGCTCCCGGCTGGCGGTCATCCCCAATCCCGTCCACTTCCCGCTCCCGCGCGCCGAGCCCATCCTGCCGCCGGCCGCGCAGGAAGGCCGCAAACGGCTGCTGGCGGTCGGGCGCCTGCATGGCGACAAGGGATTCGACCTGTTGATCCAGGCCTTCGCGCGGCTGGCGCCATCGCATCCTGCGTGGGATCTGGTTATCCTGGGCGAGGGCGGCGAGCGCCAGGCGCTGGAGGCGCAGGTGACCGAGGCGGGGCTGCAGTCGCGCGTGTCGATGCCGGGGCGCGCCGGCAACGTCGGCGACTGGTACGACAGCGCCGATCTTTACGTGCTGACCTCGCGCTTCGAGGGGCTGTCCAACACCTTGCTGGAGTCCATGGCGAGCGGGCTCGCGGCGGTGTCGTTCGATTGCGATACCGGGCCTCGCGAGATCGTGCGCGACGGCATCGACGGCGTGCTGGTGCGGCCCAACGGCGACGTGGCCGCGCTGTGCAAGGCGCTGGACGCCGTCATGCGCGATGACAATGGCCGCGCGCGCATGGCGCGGGCGGCAACGGACGTGCGCGACCGCTTCTCGGCCGCGCGCGTGCTGCGGAAATGGCAGGAACTTTTTGACGGCGTGCGGGCGACGGGCCGCTAG
- the murJ gene encoding murein biosynthesis integral membrane protein MurJ → MKALVRKLGNIHPDHQRIFKGAFRVAVFLLLGKAAGAIKEMAVAYRYGVSDAVDAYQFTMTMATWLPVTIVGVLSVVLIPVLVRLHRAGGAEKALFLRELQGWVAAAGVALALLTWFAWPYVVDRLGQGLSAQVRDMTGDLLVAFAPVAALLLVAGISAARLRAQERHVNTLLDSVPAVTTLAWVMLAASADGVGPLLWGTLVGYAIQTVWLAWLAARADGGFWGAPRLSLSSPHWPELMGAAGVMLIGQVAMSFVGPLDQYAAANLGANANATLGYASRLLSLLLGIGAVSVGRAALPVLADVQARGDTARARSMALKWSLLMLIAGAAAVALGWVLAPWGVSVLFQRGAFTAENTAAVAHVLRWGLLQLPFYFGVLILVQLLASQNRYRIMAAIAVGNFALKAVLNTVLAPRMGAAGIMLATSLMYVLSFACYLAVAMRKAEPKEAD, encoded by the coding sequence TTGAAAGCACTCGTCCGAAAACTCGGCAACATCCACCCGGACCATCAGCGCATCTTCAAAGGCGCGTTCCGGGTGGCGGTGTTTCTGTTGCTGGGCAAGGCCGCCGGCGCCATCAAGGAGATGGCGGTGGCGTACCGCTACGGCGTCAGCGATGCCGTGGACGCCTACCAATTCACGATGACCATGGCCACCTGGCTGCCGGTCACGATCGTGGGCGTGCTATCGGTGGTGCTGATTCCGGTGCTGGTTCGTTTGCACCGCGCCGGCGGGGCCGAGAAAGCCCTTTTCCTGCGCGAATTGCAGGGCTGGGTCGCCGCCGCCGGCGTCGCGCTGGCGCTGCTGACGTGGTTTGCCTGGCCCTATGTGGTGGACCGGCTGGGGCAGGGCCTGTCGGCGCAGGTGCGCGACATGACGGGCGACCTGCTTGTGGCCTTTGCGCCCGTGGCGGCATTGCTGCTGGTCGCCGGCATCAGCGCCGCGCGGCTGCGCGCACAGGAGCGGCACGTCAACACGCTGCTGGACAGCGTGCCGGCCGTGACGACGCTCGCCTGGGTCATGCTGGCCGCCAGCGCGGACGGCGTCGGGCCGCTGTTGTGGGGCACGCTGGTCGGTTATGCCATCCAGACCGTCTGGCTGGCCTGGCTGGCGGCGCGCGCGGATGGCGGATTCTGGGGCGCGCCGCGCCTGTCGCTGTCATCCCCGCACTGGCCCGAGCTGATGGGCGCGGCCGGCGTGATGCTGATCGGCCAGGTTGCCATGAGCTTCGTGGGCCCGCTGGACCAGTACGCCGCCGCCAACCTGGGCGCCAACGCCAACGCGACACTGGGCTACGCCAGCCGGCTGCTTTCGCTGCTGCTGGGCATCGGCGCGGTCTCCGTGGGGCGCGCCGCGCTGCCGGTGCTGGCCGACGTGCAGGCGCGCGGCGACACGGCGCGCGCACGCAGCATGGCCCTCAAGTGGTCGCTCCTGATGCTGATCGCGGGCGCCGCCGCGGTGGCGCTGGGCTGGGTCCTGGCGCCGTGGGGCGTGTCGGTGTTGTTCCAGCGGGGCGCGTTCACCGCCGAAAACACCGCCGCCGTCGCGCACGTGCTGCGCTGGGGGTTGCTGCAGCTTCCGTTCTATTTTGGCGTGCTGATCCTGGTGCAACTGCTGGCCAGCCAGAACCGCTACCGCATCATGGCCGCGATCGCCGTCGGCAATTTCGCGCTGAAGGCCGTGCTGAACACCGTGCTTGCGCCCCGCATGGGCGCGGCCGGCATCATGCTGGCGACCAGCCTCATGTATGTGCTGTCCTTCGCGTGCTACCTGGCGGTGGCGATGCGCAAGGCCGAACCCAAGGAGGCCGATTGA
- a CDS encoding SDR family oxidoreductase, producing the protein MTTRFETVTQELTAAPRKWLVTGCAGFIGSNLLETLLKLGQTVTGLDNFATGHQRNLDEVRASVSPEQWARFTFIEGDIRDLDACRRAADGVDFVLHQAALGSVPRSLNDPITTNEVNISGFLNMLVAARDAKVKSFVYAASSSTYGDHPALPKVEENIGKPLSPYAVTKYVNELYADVFARSYGFETVGLRYFNVFGKRQDPDGAYAAVIPKWTAAMIQGKDVTINGDGETSRDFCFVENAVQANILGAMAAPEARNQVYNVAVSGRSTLNQLFNFLVQALGNQGVDYGKQPVYGDFRAGDVRHSQADIGKASRLLGYAPTHTVLQGLEVAMPWYTQFLR; encoded by the coding sequence ATGACCACACGATTCGAGACTGTCACCCAGGAACTGACCGCCGCGCCGCGCAAGTGGCTGGTGACCGGCTGCGCCGGCTTCATCGGTTCGAACCTGCTGGAGACCCTGCTCAAGCTGGGCCAGACCGTCACCGGCCTGGACAACTTCGCCACCGGCCACCAGCGCAACCTGGACGAGGTGCGCGCGTCCGTCTCTCCGGAACAATGGGCGCGCTTCACCTTCATCGAAGGCGATATCCGCGACCTGGACGCGTGCCGCCGCGCCGCCGACGGCGTGGACTTCGTGCTGCACCAGGCCGCGCTGGGGTCGGTGCCGCGTTCGCTCAATGACCCCATCACCACCAACGAAGTCAACATCAGCGGCTTCCTGAACATGCTGGTGGCGGCGCGCGACGCCAAGGTCAAGTCGTTCGTCTATGCGGCGTCCAGCTCCACCTACGGCGACCACCCGGCGCTGCCCAAGGTCGAAGAAAACATCGGCAAGCCGCTGTCGCCCTATGCGGTGACCAAGTACGTCAACGAACTGTACGCCGACGTCTTCGCGCGCTCTTACGGTTTCGAGACGGTGGGCCTGCGCTATTTCAACGTGTTCGGCAAGCGCCAGGACCCGGACGGCGCCTATGCCGCCGTGATCCCGAAGTGGACCGCCGCGATGATCCAGGGCAAGGACGTCACCATCAATGGCGACGGCGAGACCAGCCGCGATTTCTGCTTTGTGGAAAACGCGGTGCAGGCCAACATCCTGGGCGCGATGGCCGCGCCCGAAGCCCGCAACCAGGTCTACAACGTGGCGGTCAGCGGCCGCAGCACCCTGAACCAGCTCTTCAACTTCCTGGTGCAGGCGCTGGGCAACCAGGGCGTGGACTACGGCAAGCAGCCGGTCTACGGCGACTTCCGCGCGGGCGACGTGCGTCACTCCCAGGCCGACATCGGCAAGGCCAGCCGCCTGCTGGGCTACGCGCCCACGCACACGGTGCTGCAAGGCCTGGAAGTCGCCATGCCCTGGTACACGCAATTCCTGCGTTGA
- the tviB gene encoding Vi polysaccharide biosynthesis UDP-N-acetylglucosamine C-6 dehydrogenase TviB: MLRIQDVKLAVVGLGYVGLPLAVEFGKKRPVIGFDINTRRIDALKAGHDHTLEVSDAELAEAKQLSYTADRAELGEANVFIVTVPTPIDEYKQPDLTPLVKASETIGAVLKRGDIVIYESTVYPGATEEDCVPVLERVSGLKYNVDFYAGYSPERINPGDKEHRVSTIKKVTSGSTPEVAELVDQLYKEIITAGTHKAPTIRVAEAAKVIENTQRDVNIALINELALIFNKMDIDTEAVLQAAGTKWNFLPFRPGLVGGHCIGVDPYYLTHKAQSIGYHPEIILAGRRLNDSMGGYVVSQLVKCMTKRRIHVQGARVLVMGLAFKENCPDLRNTRIVDIVRELGDYNVEVDVYDPWVDADEAMHEYGLTPVAKPEEGKYDAVILAVAHNQFKDMGAAGIRKLGKADHILYDLKYVLSPADSDLRL; the protein is encoded by the coding sequence ATGTTGCGAATCCAGGATGTGAAACTCGCTGTCGTCGGCCTTGGCTACGTCGGTCTGCCCCTGGCCGTGGAGTTCGGCAAGAAGCGCCCGGTCATCGGCTTTGACATCAACACGCGCCGTATCGACGCGTTGAAGGCGGGCCACGACCACACGCTGGAAGTCAGCGATGCCGAACTGGCCGAAGCCAAACAGCTGAGCTACACCGCCGATCGCGCTGAATTGGGCGAAGCCAACGTCTTCATCGTGACCGTGCCGACGCCCATCGACGAGTACAAGCAGCCGGATCTGACCCCGTTGGTCAAGGCCAGCGAGACCATCGGCGCGGTGCTCAAGCGCGGCGACATCGTGATTTACGAATCCACCGTCTATCCCGGCGCCACCGAGGAAGACTGCGTGCCGGTCCTGGAGCGCGTGTCGGGCCTGAAGTACAACGTGGACTTCTACGCCGGCTACAGCCCCGAGCGCATCAACCCGGGCGACAAGGAACACCGCGTCAGCACCATCAAGAAGGTCACCTCCGGTTCCACGCCGGAAGTTGCCGAGCTGGTGGACCAGCTCTACAAGGAAATCATCACCGCCGGCACGCACAAGGCGCCGACCATCCGCGTGGCCGAGGCCGCCAAGGTGATCGAAAACACCCAGCGCGACGTGAACATCGCGCTGATCAACGAGCTGGCGCTGATCTTCAACAAGATGGACATCGACACCGAAGCCGTCCTGCAGGCGGCCGGCACCAAGTGGAACTTCCTGCCGTTCCGCCCGGGCCTGGTGGGCGGCCACTGCATCGGCGTGGACCCGTACTACCTGACGCACAAGGCGCAGTCCATCGGCTACCACCCCGAAATCATCCTGGCGGGCCGCCGCCTGAACGATTCGATGGGCGGCTACGTGGTGTCGCAGCTGGTCAAGTGCATGACCAAGCGCCGCATCCACGTGCAGGGCGCGCGCGTGCTCGTGATGGGCCTGGCCTTCAAGGAAAACTGCCCCGACCTGCGCAACACGCGCATCGTGGACATCGTGCGCGAGCTGGGCGACTACAACGTCGAAGTGGACGTCTACGACCCGTGGGTCGATGCCGACGAAGCCATGCACGAGTACGGCCTGACCCCGGTGGCCAAGCCCGAGGAAGGCAAGTACGACGCCGTGATCCTGGCGGTGGCGCACAACCAGTTCAAGGACATGGGCGCGGCGGGCATCCGCAAGCTCGGCAAGGCCGACCACATCCTGTACGACCTGAAGTACGTGCTGTCGCCCGCCGACTCCGACCTGCGTCTGTAA
- a CDS encoding glycosyltransferase → MTWLYICVVAFMVGGLIVASERWHGAFTGDSDLNKPQANHSRATPRVGGLAVLAGTLAGLLVLGPSNMTLTWLWPALFVAALPVFVAGLLEDITKDIGASKRLLAAFLSAAIAWWLLGGVSRVGMAPVDYVLSFWPVSLLFTMFAVGGCTHALNIVDGMNGLAGMVATLMAVSISLVALQVGDVPIFLVAAALASATLGFLVWNFPFGRVFLGDGGAYFLGFMLAELAVLLVVRNPSVSPFYALAVLFYPVFETGFSIWRRRFKRGVPVDQPDALHLHQLVFRRLVRVTFSRGRRHAVPALCNALASPYMWVLALIGLVPATIWWDNAWALSASLVVFASVYIWLYARLVSWRRPGWLLLPSVLRTTD, encoded by the coding sequence GTGACCTGGCTGTACATATGCGTGGTCGCGTTCATGGTGGGGGGACTCATCGTGGCGTCCGAGCGCTGGCATGGCGCTTTTACCGGCGATAGCGACCTCAACAAGCCCCAAGCCAATCATTCCCGCGCGACGCCCCGCGTCGGCGGTCTGGCGGTGCTTGCCGGTACGCTGGCCGGTCTGCTGGTCCTTGGACCCAGCAACATGACCCTTACCTGGCTGTGGCCCGCGCTCTTCGTCGCGGCGTTGCCCGTTTTCGTGGCCGGCCTGCTTGAAGACATCACCAAAGATATCGGCGCCAGCAAACGCCTGCTGGCGGCCTTCCTGTCCGCGGCCATCGCGTGGTGGCTGCTCGGCGGCGTCAGCCGTGTCGGCATGGCGCCTGTGGATTACGTGCTTTCGTTCTGGCCGGTCTCGCTGCTGTTCACCATGTTCGCGGTGGGCGGCTGTACCCATGCCCTGAACATCGTCGACGGCATGAACGGCCTGGCCGGCATGGTCGCCACCCTGATGGCGGTGTCCATCAGCCTCGTGGCGCTGCAGGTCGGCGACGTGCCGATCTTCCTGGTGGCGGCGGCGCTGGCGTCGGCGACCCTGGGCTTCCTGGTGTGGAATTTCCCGTTCGGGCGCGTGTTCCTGGGAGATGGCGGGGCTTATTTCCTGGGCTTCATGCTGGCCGAGCTGGCCGTGCTGCTGGTCGTGCGCAACCCGTCGGTGTCGCCGTTCTATGCCCTGGCGGTCCTGTTCTACCCCGTCTTCGAAACCGGATTTTCGATCTGGCGCCGGCGCTTCAAGCGCGGTGTGCCGGTGGACCAGCCGGATGCGCTGCACCTGCACCAGCTCGTGTTCCGCCGGCTGGTCCGTGTCACCTTCAGCCGCGGCCGGCGCCATGCCGTGCCCGCGCTTTGCAATGCGCTGGCGTCCCCGTACATGTGGGTCCTGGCGCTGATCGGGCTGGTGCCGGCCACGATCTGGTGGGACAACGCCTGGGCCCTGAGCGCCAGCCTGGTTGTCTTTGCCAGCGTCTACATCTGGCTGTATGCGCGCCTGGTCTCCTGGCGCCGCCCGGGTTGGCTGTTGCTGCCGTCCGTGCTGCGAACCACCGATTAG
- the coq7 gene encoding 2-polyprenyl-3-methyl-6-methoxy-1,4-benzoquinone monooxygenase — protein MSTTLPKPGPVSLRRRHGPLDALLAEADRALRVLSGSASAGRPYPATAQESPQAMSAQEKRHAAGLMRVNHVGEVCAQALYRGQASVCRDPAPRALLLNAAAEEVDHLVWCNERLTELGSRPSLLNPLWYAGSFALGVMASVAGVPRNLGFMAETERQVEDHLDEHLRTLPVQDERSRQIVQRMKEDEAQHRASAEQAGGVPLPTPVKTAMRAMSKVMTTTAYWI, from the coding sequence ATGTCCACCACGTTGCCCAAACCCGGTCCCGTCTCGCTTCGGCGCCGCCACGGTCCCCTCGACGCCTTGCTGGCCGAAGCGGATCGCGCGTTGCGGGTATTGTCGGGCAGCGCCAGCGCCGGCCGGCCGTATCCGGCCACCGCGCAGGAATCGCCGCAAGCCATGTCGGCGCAGGAAAAACGCCACGCGGCCGGGCTCATGCGGGTCAATCACGTCGGCGAAGTCTGCGCCCAGGCGCTGTACCGCGGCCAGGCCTCCGTGTGCCGGGACCCCGCGCCCCGCGCGCTCCTGCTCAACGCCGCCGCCGAAGAAGTCGACCATCTGGTCTGGTGCAACGAGCGCCTGACCGAACTGGGCAGCCGTCCCAGCCTGCTGAATCCGCTCTGGTACGCCGGTTCGTTTGCGCTGGGCGTCATGGCCAGCGTGGCCGGTGTGCCGCGCAATCTGGGCTTCATGGCCGAAACCGAAAGGCAGGTCGAGGACCATCTGGACGAACATCTACGCACCTTGCCGGTGCAAGACGAGCGATCGCGCCAGATCGTCCAGAGGATGAAAGAGGACGAGGCCCAGCACCGCGCCAGCGCCGAGCAGGCGGGGGGCGTGCCGCTGCCCACGCCCGTGAAAACGGCGATGCGGGCCATGTCCAAGGTCATGACGACCACCGCTTACTGGATCTGA
- a CDS encoding OsmC family protein, which produces MECTIDWGGPNGMLFTASTGSGHVAVMDGAVDGGGHNLAPRPMEMLLAGTGGCTAYDVVLILKRGRHAVTGCSVKLQAERADADPKVFTRIHFAFTVTGRNLPRAAVERAVQLSHEKYCSASAMLEKTAAMTFSVDIVDTQEAAATA; this is translated from the coding sequence ATGGAATGCACGATCGACTGGGGCGGCCCCAATGGCATGCTCTTTACCGCCAGCACGGGCAGCGGCCATGTGGCCGTGATGGACGGCGCCGTGGACGGCGGCGGACACAACCTGGCGCCCCGCCCCATGGAAATGCTGCTGGCCGGCACGGGCGGCTGCACCGCCTATGACGTGGTGCTCATCCTCAAGCGCGGCCGCCACGCCGTCACCGGCTGCAGCGTCAAGCTGCAGGCCGAGCGCGCCGATGCCGACCCCAAGGTCTTCACCCGCATTCACTTCGCCTTCACCGTCACGGGCCGCAACCTGCCGCGGGCGGCGGTCGAGCGCGCCGTGCAACTGTCCCACGAGAAATACTGCTCGGCCTCGGCCATGCTGGAAAAGACCGCGGCCATGACTTTTTCGGTCGACATCGTCGACACCCAGGAAGCCGCCGCCACCGCCTGA
- a CDS encoding thymidylate synthase translates to MKQYLDLVQSILDTGSWQENRTGIRTLSMPGASLRFDLQQGFPAVTTKKLAFKSAIGEMVGFLRASRSAAEFRDLGCKVWDQNANENAQWLANPYREGPDDLGPVYGVQWRQWPAYKVLDASRTAQIEDALSRGYAKVADLDEGGAPKVLMYKAVDQLRQCLDTIHERPGDRRILFHGWNWAQIEEMALPPCHLLYQFLPNATTREISLCLYIRSNDVGLGTPFNLTEGAALLHLVGRLTGYTPRWFTYFIGDAHIYENHLPMLREQLTRTPYESPRLVLSDRIPDFAVTGLYEPEWLEKVEPGDFSLSGYTHHAPLTAAMAV, encoded by the coding sequence ATGAAACAATACCTGGACCTCGTTCAATCCATCCTAGACACGGGCTCGTGGCAGGAAAACCGCACCGGCATCCGCACCCTCAGCATGCCGGGCGCCTCGCTGCGCTTTGACCTGCAGCAGGGCTTTCCCGCCGTCACGACCAAGAAGCTGGCCTTCAAGTCGGCCATCGGTGAAATGGTGGGATTCCTGCGCGCCTCCCGCAGCGCGGCGGAATTCCGCGACCTCGGGTGCAAGGTCTGGGACCAGAATGCCAACGAAAACGCCCAGTGGCTGGCGAACCCCTACCGCGAAGGCCCGGATGACCTCGGCCCCGTCTACGGCGTGCAGTGGCGCCAGTGGCCGGCCTACAAGGTGCTGGACGCCAGCCGCACGGCGCAGATCGAAGACGCCTTGTCGCGCGGCTACGCCAAGGTGGCCGACCTGGACGAAGGCGGCGCACCCAAGGTACTGATGTACAAGGCCGTCGACCAATTGCGGCAATGCCTGGATACCATCCATGAGCGTCCGGGCGACCGCCGCATTCTGTTCCACGGCTGGAACTGGGCCCAGATCGAGGAAATGGCGCTGCCTCCCTGTCATCTGCTGTATCAGTTCCTGCCCAACGCCACGACGCGCGAGATCTCGCTTTGCCTCTATATCCGTTCCAATGACGTGGGCCTGGGCACGCCCTTCAACCTGACCGAAGGGGCGGCGCTGCTGCACCTGGTGGGACGCCTGACCGGCTACACGCCCCGGTGGTTCACCTACTTCATCGGCGATGCGCACATCTACGAAAACCATCTGCCGATGCTGCGCGAGCAACTGACTCGAACGCCGTACGAGTCTCCCCGCCTCGTCCTCTCGGACCGCATCCCCGATTTCGCCGTGACGGGCCTCTACGAGCCCGAATGGCTGGAAAAGGTCGAGCCGGGCGACTTCTCCCTGTCCGGCTACACCCATCACGCACCGCTCACGGCCGCCATGGCCGTTTGA
- a CDS encoding bifunctional diguanylate cyclase/phosphodiesterase: protein MLVGTYNPSLVLVSLGVAVLASYTALGMANRVRASSGLPAAKYWLAGGAFAMGVGIWAMHFVGMLAFSLPIAMGYDLPLTVLSLAIAIGCSAFALWMVCKDELPARRLAAGAVLMGSGIAAMHYLGMAAMRMSPGIDYDPRWFALSVVIAIAASGAALWITYRLRQDGPRVALSRPLAAVVMGLAIVGMHYTGMEAAGFPAGSICMAADAGISAGWLAIAVTAVTLSVLAIALVVAVLDNRLEARTSALASSLAEANEELVQLALHDTLTKLPNRILLEDRLEQAIESASRRRGHFAVLFFDLDGFKAVNDAYGHHTGDALLIDLAQRIRQALRTQDTVARLGGDEFIVLSEVLEPTDAANVADRLIDAIARPVTVYGHDVLVTSSVGIAVYPNDGEDTHALLTNADAAMYHAKRLGGTGYSFFEPSMNADAHEQIELLHDLRLAQERGEFVLHYQPKYEAPAGPIMGAEALLRWNHPTRGLVGPDQFIPTAEKTGLILSIGDWVINEACRQMREWIDVGQGHWTIAVNISALQFSHASLVETVRSALARHAIPPSCLTIEVTESTAMRDAEASMTVLKRLSELGVTISIDDFGTGYSSLLYLKRLPATELKIDRGFVNQLDHDHEDAAIVAAIVALAQQLNLRIVAEGVETAAQQKFLTGLGCDSLQGFLLGKPMPATEFLEHAVQ, encoded by the coding sequence ATGCTCGTTGGAACTTATAACCCTTCGCTCGTCCTCGTATCCCTAGGGGTCGCCGTCCTGGCGTCATACACGGCGTTGGGCATGGCCAACCGCGTGAGGGCATCGAGCGGACTGCCCGCCGCGAAGTACTGGCTGGCGGGCGGCGCGTTCGCGATGGGGGTCGGGATCTGGGCCATGCATTTCGTGGGCATGCTCGCGTTCAGCCTGCCCATCGCGATGGGCTACGACCTGCCCCTGACCGTGCTGTCCCTGGCGATCGCCATCGGCTGCTCGGCCTTCGCGCTGTGGATGGTCTGCAAGGACGAATTGCCCGCCAGGCGCCTGGCCGCGGGCGCCGTGCTGATGGGCTCGGGCATCGCCGCCATGCACTATCTCGGCATGGCCGCGATGCGCATGTCGCCCGGGATCGACTACGACCCGCGGTGGTTCGCGCTTTCCGTGGTCATCGCCATTGCCGCCTCGGGCGCGGCGCTGTGGATCACGTACCGGCTGCGCCAGGATGGTCCGCGCGTGGCGCTGTCGCGCCCGCTGGCCGCGGTGGTCATGGGACTGGCGATCGTGGGCATGCACTATACGGGCATGGAGGCGGCGGGCTTTCCGGCAGGCAGCATCTGCATGGCCGCCGACGCCGGCATCTCGGCCGGCTGGCTGGCCATCGCCGTGACCGCCGTCACGCTGAGCGTGCTGGCGATCGCCCTGGTCGTCGCGGTGCTGGACAACCGGCTCGAAGCGCGCACGTCCGCCCTCGCCTCGTCGCTGGCCGAGGCCAACGAGGAACTGGTGCAGCTCGCGCTGCACGACACGCTGACCAAACTGCCCAACCGCATTCTTCTGGAAGACCGGCTGGAACAGGCCATCGAAAGCGCCAGCCGCCGCCGGGGCCATTTTGCGGTGCTGTTCTTCGACCTGGACGGCTTCAAGGCGGTCAATGACGCCTACGGACACCACACCGGCGACGCGCTGCTCATCGACCTGGCGCAACGCATCCGGCAGGCCCTGCGCACCCAGGACACGGTCGCCCGCTTGGGCGGCGATGAATTCATCGTGCTGAGCGAGGTGCTCGAACCCACCGACGCGGCCAACGTCGCCGACCGCCTGATCGACGCCATCGCCCGCCCCGTCACGGTCTACGGCCACGACGTGCTGGTGACGTCCAGCGTGGGCATTGCGGTCTATCCGAACGACGGCGAGGACACGCACGCCCTGCTGACCAATGCCGACGCCGCCATGTACCACGCCAAGCGGCTGGGCGGCACCGGCTACAGCTTCTTCGAGCCCTCCATGAACGCGGACGCGCACGAGCAGATCGAGCTCTTGCACGACCTGCGCCTGGCGCAGGAGCGCGGCGAGTTCGTCCTGCACTACCAGCCCAAGTACGAGGCGCCTGCCGGCCCGATCATGGGCGCCGAGGCGCTGCTGCGCTGGAACCACCCGACGCGCGGCCTGGTGGGCCCGGACCAGTTCATCCCCACGGCCGAGAAGACCGGCCTGATCCTGTCCATTGGCGATTGGGTGATCAACGAGGCCTGCCGCCAGATGCGGGAATGGATCGACGTCGGCCAGGGCCACTGGACCATCGCGGTGAATATCTCGGCGCTGCAGTTCTCGCATGCCAGCCTGGTCGAAACCGTGCGTTCGGCGCTGGCGCGGCATGCGATCCCGCCCTCATGCCTGACGATCGAGGTGACCGAATCGACGGCCATGCGCGACGCCGAAGCCAGCATGACGGTGCTCAAGCGCCTGTCCGAGCTGGGCGTGACGATCTCCATCGACGACTTCGGCACGGGCTACTCCAGCCTGCTGTATCTGAAGCGGCTGCCGGCCACCGAGCTGAAGATCGACCGCGGCTTCGTGAATCAGCTCGATCATGACCATGAAGACGCGGCCATCGTCGCGGCCATCGTCGCCCTGGCGCAGCAGCTCAATCTGCGCATCGTCGCCGAAGGCGTGGAAACGGCGGCGCAGCAGAAATTCCTGACCGGGCTGGGTTGCGATTCGTTGCAGGGATTTCTCCTGGGCAAGCCCATGCCAGCCACCGAATTCCTGGAACACGCGGTGCAGTGA
- a CDS encoding dihydrofolate reductase, translating to MPASLTLIVAYSLNRAIGRDNALPWKLPGDLAHFKRSTLGHPIIMGRKTWDSLGRPLPGRSNIVISRNPDFSAAGAILAPTLEAAVAACGDVQEAFVIGGAQIYAQALPLARRVLATEVHAEVEGDAFFPLLPSFQWKETAREPQPAENGYRYDFVTYERA from the coding sequence ATGCCCGCCAGCCTTACCCTGATCGTCGCCTACTCCCTCAACCGCGCCATCGGGCGCGACAACGCCCTGCCCTGGAAGCTGCCGGGCGACCTGGCGCACTTCAAGCGCAGCACGCTGGGCCACCCCATCATCATGGGCCGCAAGACCTGGGATTCGCTGGGCCGCCCCCTGCCCGGCCGCAGCAACATCGTCATCAGCCGCAACCCCGATTTCAGCGCCGCCGGCGCCATCCTGGCGCCGACGCTGGAGGCCGCCGTGGCCGCCTGTGGCGACGTCCAGGAAGCCTTTGTGATCGGCGGCGCGCAGATCTACGCGCAGGCCCTGCCGCTGGCCCGGCGCGTGCTGGCGACCGAAGTCCATGCCGAGGTCGAGGGCGACGCGTTCTTCCCGCTGCTGCCGTCGTTCCAATGGAAGGAAACCGCGCGCGAGCCCCAGCCCGCCGAGAACGGCTACCGCTACGACTTCGTCACCTACGAACGGGCCTGA